In a genomic window of Balaenoptera ricei isolate mBalRic1 chromosome 3, mBalRic1.hap2, whole genome shotgun sequence:
- the LOC132363636 gene encoding probable ATP-dependent RNA helicase DDX10, producing MKRNFKVNKKITLTDEGELVQQWPQVQKSVSKDTEEEEDAGGINLDKTKERLQEEDKFDKEEYRKKIKAKHREKRLKEREARRGASKKQAKAKDEEEAFLNWSNDDNDGFDPSILPDPDKYRSPEESDNEDMENKISDTKKKQAMRKRNNSEVEDVGPTSHDRKKTKWETSEPLDTGLSLAEDEELVLHLLKSQS from the exons atgaagagaaattttaaagtaaataagaaaataacactTACTGATGAAGGAGAGTTGGTTCAGCAGTGGCCACAAGTGCAGAAGTCTGTCTCCAAGGAtactgaggaagaggaagatgctGGTGGTATCAACTTAgataaaacaaaggaaaggctTCAAGAAGAGGACAAATTTGACAAAGAAGAATATAGGAAGAAAATTAAGGCAAAGCATCGGgagaaaagactgaaagaaagGGAAGCCAGAAGAGGAGCCAGTAAGAAACAAGCAAAGGCTAAAGATGAAGAAGAAGCCTTTCTGAATTGgagtaatgatgataatgatggatTTGATCCAAGCATACTTCCAGATCCAGATAAGTACAGAAGCCCCGAAGAATCAGATAATGaagatatggaaaataaaattag tgataCCAAGAAGAAGCAGGCAATGAGGAAAAGGAACAACAGTGAAGTGGAAGATGTGGGACCCACAAGTCATGACAGAAAGAAGACGAAGTGGGAAACCTCAGAGCCTTTGGATACAGGCCTGTCTTTAGCCGAGGATGAAGAGCTGGTGTTACATCTGCTCAAAAGTCAAAGCTAA